The following coding sequences lie in one Bacteroides helcogenes P 36-108 genomic window:
- a CDS encoding membrane protein has protein sequence MNRLVWKLLRRHISIGQLTGFFLANLFGMIIVLLSIQFYRDVLPIFTQGDSFIKKDYIIATKKISTLGSFTGKSNNFTKDEIKELEAQPFTKGVGVFTPSMFKVSAGLGMQEAGIQLSTEMFFESVPDEYVDVNLDKWHFDENTHTIPIIIPRNYLNLYNFGFAQSRSLPKLSEGLMSLIQMDIMIRGNDRVEQYKGNIVGFSNRLNTILVPQSFMDVANETFAQGKEAHPSRLIVEVNNPTDAAIANYFRTNNYETEGDNLDAGKTTYFLRLITGIVIGVGMFISILSFYILMLSIFLLLQKNTVKLENLLLIGYSPARVALPYCILTAGLNILVLLLSIGGICWIRSYYMEMIRNLFPQLEAGFPLPCILTGCILFLTVSLLNIITIRRKIINIWRAS, from the coding sequence ATGAACAGACTTGTTTGGAAACTTCTTCGCCGGCATATCAGCATCGGACAACTGACCGGTTTTTTCCTTGCCAACCTCTTTGGCATGATAATCGTACTGTTGAGCATACAATTTTATCGTGACGTACTTCCCATTTTCACCCAAGGAGACAGTTTCATAAAAAAAGACTACATCATCGCCACCAAGAAAATCAGTACCCTCGGCAGTTTCACAGGAAAAAGCAACAACTTCACCAAAGATGAAATCAAAGAGTTGGAAGCGCAACCTTTCACCAAAGGAGTAGGCGTCTTTACCCCTTCCATGTTCAAGGTTTCTGCCGGGCTGGGTATGCAAGAGGCAGGAATTCAGCTATCTACGGAAATGTTCTTCGAGTCTGTACCCGATGAATATGTAGATGTAAATCTGGATAAATGGCATTTTGATGAAAACACTCATACCATTCCCATCATCATCCCCCGCAACTATCTGAACCTCTACAACTTTGGATTCGCACAAAGCAGGAGCCTCCCCAAACTGTCAGAAGGATTGATGAGTCTGATACAGATGGACATCATGATACGAGGCAACGATCGTGTGGAGCAATACAAAGGCAATATTGTAGGATTCTCCAACCGACTGAACACCATCCTTGTCCCGCAATCCTTCATGGACGTAGCCAATGAAACTTTTGCCCAAGGCAAAGAGGCACATCCCTCACGCCTCATCGTGGAAGTAAATAATCCCACCGATGCAGCCATTGCCAACTACTTCCGAACGAACAATTATGAAACCGAAGGGGATAATCTGGATGCCGGAAAAACGACTTATTTCCTGCGCCTCATCACCGGCATCGTCATAGGTGTAGGAATGTTTATCAGTATTCTGTCATTCTATATACTGATGTTGAGCATCTTCCTGTTGCTACAGAAAAACACCGTAAAGCTGGAAAATCTTTTGTTGATAGGATATAGCCCGGCAAGGGTGGCACTTCCTTATTGCATACTCACGGCAGGTCTGAACATACTGGTGCTATTACTTTCCATCGGCGGTATATGCTGGATTCGCAGCTATTATATGGAAATGATACGGAACCTGTTTCCGCAGTTGGAAGCGGGATTTCCATTGCCTTGCATCCTGACAGGCTGCATCTTATTCCTGACGGTTTCTTTGCTGAATATCATTACAATTCGCCGAAAAATCATAAACATCTGGAGAGCATCCTAA
- a CDS encoding 16S rRNA (uracil(1498)-N(3))-methyltransferase — translation MHVFYTPDIEIRSELPEEEAAHAIRVLRLQTGDEVMLTDGNGNFYRAEISTATGKRCSVKIIETLPQEPLWNGHLHIAMAPTKNMDRTEWFAEKATEIGFDELTFLNCRFSERKVIKTERISKILISAIKQSLKARLPKLNEMTDFNNFITRPFEGQKFIAHCHEDEKLLLKEQIRKGEDALVLIGPEGDFSEEEVKKALKNGFIPISLGKSRLRTETAALVACHILNLQNQ, via the coding sequence ATGCACGTATTTTATACCCCCGATATAGAAATCCGATCCGAACTACCTGAAGAAGAAGCGGCACATGCCATACGCGTATTGCGCCTGCAAACCGGAGATGAAGTAATGCTGACGGATGGAAACGGCAACTTTTACCGTGCCGAAATAAGTACCGCCACCGGTAAACGCTGCTCCGTTAAGATAATAGAGACACTTCCTCAAGAGCCGTTATGGAACGGACATTTACATATAGCTATGGCTCCCACCAAGAATATGGACCGTACAGAATGGTTTGCCGAAAAAGCTACCGAAATAGGTTTCGACGAGCTTACTTTCCTGAACTGCCGCTTCTCGGAACGTAAAGTCATCAAGACAGAGCGAATTTCCAAGATATTGATTTCAGCCATCAAGCAATCTCTCAAGGCACGTTTACCGAAACTGAACGAAATGACCGATTTCAATAACTTCATCACCCGGCCTTTCGAGGGACAGAAGTTCATTGCACATTGCCATGAAGACGAAAAACTTTTGCTTAAAGAGCAGATCCGCAAAGGAGAGGATGCATTAGTTCTTATCGGTCCCGAAGGCGATTTCAGTGAAGAAGAAGTAAAGAAAGCATTGAAAAACGGATTTATCCCGATCAGCCTGGGGAAATCACGCCTGCGCACCGAAACAGCAGCACTCGTCGCATGCCATATCCTGAATCTGCAAAACCAATAA
- a CDS encoding MFS transporter, which translates to MSIKVRLIIMNFLQFAVWGAYLTSMGSYLVNVGLAAHIGMFYAMQGIVSLFMPAILGIIADRWIPAQKLLSFSHFTSALFMAIAGYYGMIKGTDVNFGTLFTFYSLSVAFYMPTLALSNSVAYTALDKAGLDTIKTFPPIRIFGTIGFICSMWIVDLLGLQNNYGQFFACAIIGIIYGGYALTLPHCPISKGGQAKSVIEALGLRAFTLFKQKKMAIFFIFSMLLGVSLQITNGFANPYISSFGSIPEYAETFGVQHANILISLSQISETLCILLIPFFLKRFGIKQVMLIAMLAWVLRFGLFGAGNPGSGVWMFVLSMIVYGVAFDFFNISGSLFVDRETDKRIRSSAQGLFVIMTNGFGATIGTLGAQAVVNHFVDFSSKTPQTLQWQSAWYTFSAYALVVAVVFAFVFKYKHQPEKE; encoded by the coding sequence ATGAGTATAAAAGTTCGCTTAATCATCATGAACTTCCTCCAGTTTGCCGTGTGGGGAGCATATCTCACATCCATGGGCAGTTATCTGGTGAACGTAGGTCTTGCCGCCCACATCGGTATGTTCTATGCCATGCAAGGTATCGTATCATTATTCATGCCCGCCATCCTCGGCATTATTGCCGACCGTTGGATACCTGCACAAAAACTGTTAAGCTTCAGCCACTTCACTTCAGCCTTATTTATGGCTATTGCCGGGTACTACGGTATGATCAAAGGTACAGATGTGAATTTCGGCACATTGTTCACATTCTATTCATTAAGTGTCGCATTTTATATGCCCACTTTAGCCCTGTCCAACTCGGTAGCATACACTGCTTTGGATAAGGCCGGTCTGGATACCATCAAGACCTTTCCGCCCATCCGTATTTTCGGAACCATCGGCTTCATCTGCTCCATGTGGATAGTCGATCTACTGGGATTGCAGAATAACTACGGACAATTTTTTGCCTGTGCCATTATCGGTATTATTTACGGAGGCTATGCGCTGACATTGCCACACTGTCCCATCAGCAAGGGAGGACAGGCAAAATCGGTGATAGAGGCATTAGGATTGCGCGCTTTCACACTGTTCAAACAAAAGAAGATGGCCATTTTCTTTATCTTCTCCATGCTGCTGGGTGTTTCTTTACAGATTACCAACGGATTCGCCAACCCGTATATCAGCAGCTTCGGAAGCATCCCCGAATATGCCGAAACCTTCGGTGTACAACATGCCAATATACTTATTTCTTTATCCCAGATATCCGAAACTTTGTGTATCCTACTGATACCATTCTTCTTGAAACGTTTCGGGATTAAGCAAGTTATGTTAATCGCAATGCTTGCATGGGTCTTGCGGTTTGGCCTGTTCGGAGCAGGTAATCCGGGCAGTGGCGTATGGATGTTCGTACTCTCCATGATTGTTTATGGAGTCGCATTTGACTTCTTCAACATATCCGGTTCACTATTTGTTGACAGAGAGACAGACAAAAGGATCCGTTCCAGCGCACAAGGATTGTTTGTTATCATGACAAACGGCTTCGGTGCTACCATCGGCACTTTGGGAGCACAGGCCGTAGTAAACCATTTCGTTGATTTCAGCAGCAAAACACCCCAGACTCTGCAATGGCAATCGGCCTGGTACACATTCTCGGCCTATGCACTGGTTGTAGCTGTTGTATTTGCATTTGTATTCAAGTACAAGCACCAGCCGGAAAAAGAATGA
- a CDS encoding bifunctional nuclease family protein yields the protein MNKKKIELQVLNISNSQAQAGAYALMLGEVDGERQLPVIIGASEAQAMVIELKGIVPPRPLTHNLFASVLEILGVKLMRVLIYKVDNGVFYSYLYMKEDETILRIDARTSDAVALALRMNAPIFIYEDILEAERIKTEESSDSENKETGRENLLKKDTLDLLKEALQKAVEEENYERAALLRDQINQQKNNP from the coding sequence ATGAACAAAAAGAAAATAGAACTGCAAGTATTGAATATCTCCAACAGTCAGGCGCAGGCAGGCGCCTACGCTCTGATGTTGGGTGAGGTAGATGGAGAACGTCAGCTCCCTGTCATCATTGGTGCTTCCGAAGCACAGGCAATGGTCATCGAACTGAAAGGGATTGTTCCTCCCCGCCCGCTGACGCACAATCTGTTTGCCTCTGTGCTCGAAATATTAGGAGTAAAACTGATGCGTGTCCTCATTTACAAAGTGGATAACGGTGTCTTCTATTCTTATTTATACATGAAAGAAGATGAAACTATTCTACGCATTGATGCCCGGACAAGTGACGCTGTGGCACTTGCACTACGAATGAATGCACCGATCTTCATTTACGAAGATATATTGGAAGCAGAACGAATAAAGACAGAAGAAAGTTCTGACAGTGAAAACAAAGAAACCGGCCGGGAGAATCTCTTAAAGAAAGATACATTAGACCTACTGAAAGAAGCTCTGCAAAAGGCCGTTGAGGAAGAAAATTACGAGCGCGCCGCCCTCTTGAGAGATCAAATTAATCAACAAAAGAATAATCCATAA
- a CDS encoding ATP-binding cassette domain-containing protein, protein MNSIHLQQTLPQVFADRDTITSDIWHQDRLFSRGKCYLIEAASGTGKSSLCSYIYGYRCDYQGIINFDEKNIRSFSMDEWVEIRKHSLSILFQELRIFPELTAFENVQLKNQITNYKKKKEILTFFDNLGIADKANEKAAKLSFGQQQRVAFIRALCQPFDFIFLDEPVSHLDDENGAIMSHILMEEATCQGAGIVVTSIGKHLPLEYDFSYKL, encoded by the coding sequence ATGAATAGCATCCATTTACAACAAACACTGCCCCAGGTGTTTGCCGACCGCGATACCATCACCTCAGATATTTGGCATCAAGACAGATTATTCAGCAGAGGAAAATGCTACCTGATAGAAGCTGCTTCCGGCACAGGAAAATCATCTCTTTGCAGTTATATTTATGGTTATCGCTGCGATTATCAGGGTATCATCAATTTTGACGAAAAGAACATCCGTTCATTCTCTATGGATGAATGGGTAGAGATCCGCAAGCATTCTCTCAGCATTCTTTTTCAAGAACTTCGCATTTTTCCAGAACTTACCGCTTTTGAAAACGTACAGCTAAAGAATCAGATCACCAATTACAAAAAGAAAAAAGAAATTCTTACGTTCTTTGACAATTTGGGCATTGCCGACAAAGCGAACGAAAAAGCAGCCAAACTCTCTTTCGGGCAGCAGCAGCGTGTAGCCTTCATCCGTGCCCTTTGCCAGCCTTTCGACTTTATCTTTCTGGACGAACCCGTCAGCCATCTGGACGATGAGAACGGAGCCATCATGAGCCACATCCTTATGGAAGAAGCCACATGCCAAGGGGCAGGAATCGTAGTGACTTCTATCGGAAAGCATTTGCCATTGGAATATGATTTCAGCTATAAATTATAA
- a CDS encoding class I SAM-dependent rRNA methyltransferase — protein sequence MYKVYLKSGKEESLKRFHPWVFSGAIAHFDGEPEEGEVVEIYTSKKDFIAKGHFQIGSIAVRVLTFCQNEDINADFWKRKLAIAYDMRRSIGVAENPVNNTYRLVHGEGDNLPGLVIDIYARTAVMQAHSAGMHLDRMAIAEALAEVMGNKIDNIYYKSETTLPFKADLYPENGFLKGGGTDNVAIEYGLKFHIDWLKGQKTGFFVDQRENRSLLERYAKGHSVLNMFCYTGGFSVYAMRGDAKLVHSVDSSAKAIDLTNKNIELNFPGDNRHAAYAEDAFKYLDRMGDQYDLIILDPPAFAKHRDALRNALQGYRKLNVKAFEKIKPGGLLFTFSCSQAVSKENFRTAVFTAAAMSGRNVRILHQLTQPADHPVNIYHPEGEYLKGLVLYVE from the coding sequence ATGTATAAAGTATATCTCAAATCTGGTAAGGAAGAGTCTTTAAAACGTTTCCACCCGTGGGTATTTTCCGGTGCAATCGCACATTTTGACGGCGAGCCCGAAGAAGGGGAAGTGGTTGAAATCTACACCTCCAAGAAGGACTTCATAGCCAAAGGGCACTTCCAGATTGGTAGTATTGCCGTGCGTGTATTGACCTTCTGCCAGAATGAAGACATCAATGCCGATTTCTGGAAACGTAAACTGGCCATCGCCTACGATATGCGCCGCAGCATCGGTGTTGCCGAAAATCCGGTCAACAATACCTACCGTCTGGTACACGGAGAGGGTGACAATCTTCCCGGACTTGTAATCGACATCTATGCCCGCACTGCCGTCATGCAAGCACATTCTGCCGGTATGCATCTCGACCGCATGGCTATCGCCGAAGCACTTGCCGAAGTAATGGGCAACAAAATAGACAACATCTATTATAAATCGGAAACAACCCTTCCATTCAAAGCAGATTTATATCCCGAAAACGGCTTTCTGAAAGGTGGAGGTACAGACAATGTTGCCATAGAATACGGTCTGAAGTTCCACATTGACTGGCTGAAAGGGCAAAAGACCGGCTTCTTTGTGGACCAACGGGAGAACCGTTCCCTACTCGAACGTTATGCCAAAGGACACAGTGTACTGAACATGTTTTGCTATACCGGAGGTTTTTCCGTTTATGCCATGCGCGGTGATGCCAAGTTGGTACATTCCGTAGATAGTTCCGCCAAAGCCATAGACTTGACAAACAAAAACATCGAGCTCAATTTTCCCGGCGACAACCGTCATGCCGCCTATGCAGAAGATGCTTTCAAATACTTAGATCGTATGGGTGACCAATACGACCTCATCATACTCGACCCGCCTGCATTCGCCAAACATCGCGATGCTTTGCGAAACGCTTTACAGGGTTACCGGAAACTGAATGTGAAAGCTTTCGAAAAAATCAAGCCAGGCGGCCTCCTGTTCACTTTCTCATGTTCGCAAGCCGTCAGCAAAGAAAATTTCCGTACCGCCGTATTTACTGCCGCTGCCATGTCAGGGCGTAATGTCCGCATCCTGCATCAACTGACACAGCCTGCCGACCATCCGGTTAATATCTATCATCCCGAAGGGGAATATCTGAAAGGATTGGTGCTCTACGTAGAATAA
- a CDS encoding DUF5063 domain-containing protein, with product MKKESQVIFDRNVVEFVTVAAEFCKFLEQAEGMKRSVFVDTSLKILPLLYLKTSMLPECEAIGEEAPETYVTEETYEILRMNLAGVLAEQDDYLDVFVSDMKYSDQPITRYISEDLADIYQDIKDFIFVFQLGLNETMNDSLAICQGNFRLYWGQKLVNTLRALHDVRYAQGADDNAEEEGE from the coding sequence ATGAAAAAAGAAAGCCAAGTGATATTCGACCGTAACGTGGTGGAGTTCGTTACCGTAGCTGCCGAATTCTGCAAATTTCTGGAACAGGCAGAAGGCATGAAACGTTCCGTCTTTGTCGATACATCTTTAAAAATACTTCCACTGCTTTATCTCAAAACGTCCATGTTGCCGGAATGCGAGGCAATAGGCGAAGAAGCTCCCGAAACTTACGTAACAGAAGAAACTTATGAAATTCTCCGTATGAACCTTGCAGGTGTCCTTGCCGAACAAGATGACTATCTGGACGTATTTGTATCTGACATGAAGTACAGTGACCAGCCCATTACAAGATATATTTCAGAAGATTTAGCGGATATATACCAGGATATCAAGGATTTCATCTTTGTCTTCCAATTAGGACTGAATGAAACGATGAACGATTCTCTTGCTATTTGCCAAGGAAATTTCCGTCTTTATTGGGGGCAGAAACTTGTCAACACCCTACGTGCCCTGCACGATGTAAGATATGCGCAAGGAGCCGATGACAATGCGGAAGAAGAAGGCGAATAA
- a CDS encoding MutS-related protein: MNYVATDKQTMIDLNIQDGVYGERVLGSIYQNTDTKKGKRLMMHWIANPLSDIELICKRQEAIAWGHLPELPLNEEELDFLEYYLDYRERLSPKGAFLSFINKVDRIFKPESSRYVITRGVALVVKLFVRLYDFRIHLPENSPVLIKEFAGMVGASLSCSDLKKVLEEHADGKAMSDYTIDRYDYLFRQERLDIIRGLLDIVYQWDVLRTAHWLAVERNYCCRPIMTKEMRLSVSGFLHPFLQEGQKNDWSMSKGNVAIFTGSNMAGKSTTLKALASIIWLAHCGLPVPVESMICPVYEGLYTSINLPDSLRDGRSHFLAEVLRIKEVLLQARSGKRCLVVLDEMFRGTNAQDAFEASVAVNGLLIKYTSCHFLISTHIVEYARYFEQNPSCSFFYMESRIAGDHFICSHRLRTGISESRVGYWLVKKELGCSPDVYDFSANCNDIQQRNRQE, translated from the coding sequence ATGAATTACGTTGCTACAGACAAGCAGACCATGATAGATCTCAATATACAGGATGGGGTATATGGAGAACGAGTTCTTGGTTCGATCTATCAGAACACGGACACGAAAAAAGGAAAACGACTGATGATGCATTGGATTGCCAATCCTTTGAGTGATATTGAACTGATTTGCAAAAGGCAGGAGGCCATAGCTTGGGGACATTTGCCGGAACTTCCTTTGAATGAGGAAGAATTGGATTTTCTGGAATATTATTTGGACTATCGGGAACGGTTATCACCTAAAGGTGCATTTCTGTCTTTTATTAATAAAGTGGATCGTATATTTAAACCGGAATCGTCACGGTATGTTATTACGCGGGGTGTTGCATTGGTAGTGAAGCTATTTGTGCGACTCTATGATTTCCGAATACATTTGCCGGAAAATTCACCGGTTTTGATAAAAGAATTTGCCGGGATGGTAGGAGCTTCTTTGAGCTGCTCTGACTTGAAAAAGGTGCTTGAAGAACATGCTGATGGAAAGGCAATGTCTGATTATACAATAGATCGTTATGATTATTTGTTTCGCCAGGAGAGGCTTGACATTATCAGGGGCTTATTGGATATTGTTTATCAGTGGGATGTACTCCGTACAGCTCATTGGCTGGCCGTCGAACGCAATTATTGCTGTCGCCCCATAATGACAAAGGAGATGAGATTGTCTGTTTCGGGTTTTCTGCACCCTTTCCTGCAAGAAGGACAGAAAAACGATTGGAGTATGTCAAAGGGGAATGTGGCTATATTTACAGGTTCTAATATGGCAGGTAAATCCACTACTTTGAAGGCTTTGGCTTCGATAATATGGCTTGCTCATTGTGGTCTGCCTGTTCCGGTTGAATCTATGATATGCCCGGTTTATGAGGGATTATATACTTCAATTAATCTTCCGGATTCTTTGCGGGATGGGCGGAGCCATTTTCTTGCAGAGGTTTTGAGGATAAAGGAAGTGTTGTTGCAGGCTCGGTCGGGAAAGCGCTGCTTGGTTGTTTTGGATGAAATGTTCCGGGGCACGAATGCCCAGGATGCTTTTGAAGCTTCTGTTGCCGTTAATGGTTTGCTGATTAAATATACATCCTGTCATTTTCTTATTTCAACGCATATTGTAGAGTATGCAAGATATTTTGAACAAAACCCTTCCTGCAGCTTTTTTTATATGGAGTCCAGGATTGCGGGTGATCATTTTATCTGTTCACACCGATTGAGGACTGGCATTTCCGAGAGCAGGGTAGGGTATTGGTTGGTTAAGAAAGAGTTAGGATGCTCTCCAGATGTTTATGATTTTTCGGCGAATTGTAATGATATTCAGCAAAGAAACCGTCAGGAATAA
- a CDS encoding DUF4836 family protein has translation MKRKLSFPFIVFLTLILNLYSCSKTEKTEYTNAIPANATGLAAIDMKAIVEKAGLNSAGNQDFQKKFLGLLLEGSTPTLGTQIEKLLKNPAETGIDWETPVYVFNAPSLHSMTAALKVNDLKKLESLIDMLAKENICTIPTKADKYSTTEIKDAGIQLAFNDGTLLAIYAQSTTQLKKLSAAIAMLMKQPADKSIHTNEHFDSMMKQRGDIRLLATPEVLPFDMRGVLNWPQNTRLTGSVLFENGKIYANLQRAGFNGETKESNQPFHPQSNQELLQAMMQMMQGKPFNIELTSNELLTLTNLHAIMEFEPDNTEVNTLYGLIMKIETLNARGDNNRTTFTVTLKEKGQNSLKQLVDFARQFIGL, from the coding sequence ATGAAAAGAAAATTATCATTCCCGTTTATCGTCTTCCTCACCTTGATACTGAACCTATACTCATGCAGCAAGACTGAAAAGACAGAATATACCAACGCCATCCCCGCCAATGCCACGGGACTGGCTGCCATTGACATGAAAGCCATTGTTGAAAAAGCGGGACTGAATTCTGCCGGCAACCAAGACTTCCAAAAGAAATTCCTCGGCCTGTTGCTCGAAGGCAGCACTCCCACCCTCGGCACACAAATAGAGAAGCTACTGAAGAATCCCGCGGAAACAGGCATTGATTGGGAAACACCGGTCTATGTATTCAACGCTCCTTCACTGCACAGCATGACAGCCGCCCTCAAGGTGAATGACCTAAAGAAGCTGGAATCACTCATCGACATGCTTGCAAAAGAAAATATTTGCACCATTCCCACAAAGGCTGACAAATACAGTACGACCGAAATCAAGGACGCAGGCATACAGTTAGCATTCAACGACGGCACATTGCTCGCTATATATGCCCAAAGCACAACGCAACTGAAGAAACTCTCTGCCGCCATTGCCATGCTGATGAAGCAGCCTGCCGACAAGAGCATCCACACCAATGAACACTTTGACTCAATGATGAAGCAGAGAGGTGACATCCGCCTGCTGGCCACTCCCGAAGTGCTGCCCTTCGACATGCGCGGTGTACTGAACTGGCCGCAGAATACCCGCCTGACAGGTTCCGTCTTATTTGAAAACGGCAAAATATACGCCAACCTGCAACGTGCCGGATTCAACGGAGAAACAAAGGAAAGCAACCAACCTTTCCATCCCCAAAGCAATCAGGAACTACTGCAAGCCATGATGCAGATGATGCAAGGCAAGCCCTTCAATATAGAATTGACCAGCAACGAACTGCTTACATTGACCAATCTGCATGCCATCATGGAGTTTGAGCCCGATAATACGGAAGTCAATACACTTTACGGACTCATCATGAAGATAGAGACACTGAATGCGCGCGGAGACAATAACCGCACGACTTTCACCGTCACTCTGAAAGAGAAGGGACAGAACTCCCTAAAACAATTGGTAGATTTCGCCAGGCAGTTCATCGGGCTTTAA
- a CDS encoding 3'-5' exonuclease, which yields MIIKRTIEKEILKDLPKATFPGQIHVVQTPWEAEKAVAYLKSCTLLGIDSETRPSFTKGQSHKVALLQVSSEEHCFLFRLNLTGLTLPVITLLENPNVTKVGLSLRDDFMMLHKRAPFEQHACIELQEYVRAFGIQDKSLQKIYGILFGEKISKSQRLSNWEADMLSESQKQYAATDAWACLNIYNRLQELKRTGDFEIAPEEGKEQEEQIDKTATVTEK from the coding sequence ATGATTATCAAAAGAACCATAGAGAAAGAAATACTGAAAGACTTGCCCAAAGCGACTTTCCCCGGACAAATACATGTTGTACAAACACCTTGGGAAGCGGAAAAGGCAGTAGCCTACCTGAAAAGCTGTACCTTGCTTGGCATTGACAGCGAGACTCGCCCCTCATTCACCAAAGGGCAATCACACAAAGTGGCCTTGCTTCAAGTATCTTCAGAGGAACATTGTTTTCTGTTTCGCCTAAACCTTACCGGACTAACTCTCCCCGTCATCACACTGTTGGAAAATCCTAATGTAACCAAAGTAGGCCTTTCCTTGCGGGACGACTTTATGATGCTTCATAAACGTGCCCCTTTTGAACAACACGCCTGCATTGAATTGCAAGAATATGTCCGTGCCTTTGGCATCCAAGACAAAAGTCTACAAAAAATATACGGCATCCTGTTCGGAGAGAAAATCTCGAAAAGCCAACGTCTTTCCAACTGGGAAGCCGATATGTTGAGCGAATCTCAGAAACAATATGCAGCAACTGATGCCTGGGCATGCCTCAATATATACAACCGATTGCAAGAACTGAAGCGTACCGGTGATTTTGAAATAGCCCCGGAAGAAGGAAAAGAGCAAGAAGAACAAATAGATAAAACGGCGACTGTTACAGAAAAGTGA